The genome window gtcaaatgattattctcctgtagaactgtttgaaatgttctttgatgacgaggtcgtagagtacattgtttattgcactaatcaatattccctagaaaaaggaaacataaacttttctacatcaaaaaatgaaatacgtctgtttttcgccattctttttctatcaggatacaacactatggctcgttacagaatgtactgggaaacGGCAGAGGACACACATCATGAAGCAGTTTCACGTGCAATTTCACGTAATCGTtttcaggatatcttgaaaaacattcacttctgtgaaaatgataaattagacaAAGATGACAAGTTTGCCAAAGTTCGCTCTGTTATGTGCATGCTGAACGAGCGATGGCTTCGTTACTTCCCAGGTGACATTTACTTATCCATTGATGAATCCATGGTACCTTATTTTGGAAGGCACGGGTTGAAACAACATATCCATGGGAAGCCTATCCGATTCGGATATAAAGTTTGGATATTAGCTACAAGGTTAGGCTACGCTATTCAAGCGGAACCGTATCAGGGCAAAGCGACTGGAGCAACTATTCCTGAGCTCGGTGTGGGAGGCTCAGTTGTCATTGATCTTATATCTGAACTCCCACAggacagaaaatatagtttgtttttcgacAACTTCTTTACATCTTTTAAAACTGCTTGAAGCGTTAAAAAACAGGGGATATCATGGTACAGGGACCATAAAGGGTAGACAGAGTTGAGGATGCCCCTCTTCGTAAACCTCAAGATCTCAAGAAAGAACCAAGAGGTACTTTCCATCAAATAACTGACACAGACACCAACATAACACTTGTAAGATACATGGACAACAGTGTTTTTACTATAGCGTCGACAGCAACAGGCGTTCATCCTGAGGGGAAAGCAAAGCGTTGGTCCtctagcaataaaaaacacatcgtTGTGCCACAGCCAAACTGTGTCAATTGGTACAATATGAATATGGGTGGGGTGGATAGGCTAGATGAAAATGTATCTACCTACCGTATTCATATTCGCAACAAAAAGTGGTATAGGCCAATGGTTGCATACATGCTGAATGTGAGTATGAATAATGCTTGGATTTTATACAGAATGACGCCAAAAGGAGCTGAAGAACAATTAGATCTTCTTGGATTCACCCGCTACATTGTCCGTACGTACATGCGAACATGCACAAGCCATCGATCCTCTGCAGGACGGCCAAGCCAGACAGTATCCAGTAGGGTGTTGCCTGAAATCCGATTCAGTGGAAAAGATCATCATTTAGAAACAGTTCAAAAGCAAATTCGCTGCGCACTGTGTTCCAAAGCAACAAGGAAACGGTGCAAGACTTGTCAAGTTGGATGCCATGTGCTTTGTGCGGAGGCTTTCCATACTTCCTGAGGAAGTAATCTCTTATACAATCCTTTCTGATATGTAATctattcataaatactgtaatggaacaataaaagcatcattatttcattttttaacttattttaaaaccaccccTTTCATTCCCACTGTCGACAAATGTCTACATTAGCCTCTATTCTCTAACTGCACCCGTTCATGCCCActgtcgacatatgtcgacatgctataatttattgttattatttaaattttacatatttcatactaaaactatagtaaataactgataataaagcaaataaccaaaggccaccaaaaaatctgacaaaaaaataatttgggcagaaacgggtttaaactactatttatttgtaatttgatacaaaattattaattttttctggaAGACATATTATTTGAAACACTGTTGGATCAAATGAATGAATTATTCATATTTTCACGTACCTTTACATTTGTAATCGGTTTCAAGCATTTAGCTGACTGACCGTAATTATGAAAACTATTCATCTCTGTTGGAATCATAGTAATTCAAGCCTAATGCTGAAATATGTCGTGATCCAGAGTACATATTTAGCAATTTTAAGCCAGggaatattattatcaaaatctCAGCATATCCGGTCTTATAAAATTTGGCAAGGAAGTTAAGGGACCTCATTGTTCTGCTATTTATCATACAGACCTGGGGAGTAAGacatttattgtaagtttattattactactgaACAGTAATAGGGACCATGTTCATGTTCTTCCTCACCACCAAAAAAAGTAGACTACAATATTTTGCCATTAGATACGTTGTTTGGCATTACATTCTTTCTGTGTATGTCACCGACCTCCAACTAGGGCAAAGTAGTAGTAGTATGAGTCCTGTTATCCTTCTTTAAGGATTTTGGAAGTAATCATCCTCCTTACTTGCCTTTCCTTTCTCTTTACATAACACTTGGtaggattattttgtaaaacagagTTGAAACAATCCGTAATGGCAATATATATATTTCcggtttacttttaaattggAGTTCAAATAATGGTTCTTGTCTAgttgagttatttttaataaattgctcaGATTTAAGATCATTCTTAGTTGTTTAAACTGAAACATTAATACCTTTTCTGAAAGAATCATGGAAATTTTATACCATTACAATTTACTTGTCATTTTCTTTGCAATTAGTGTGTTGAACATTTAGTCTATTACACTTTTAGTTATGTCTGTATAACGTAACCTCGCaactataaatgtttttcatatttttgtgaaatattcaAGTTGTACTGATCATTGTATTGCTTAAGGAGGGCAAACAACTATTCCAGCTATATAGACAGTAATGAATAGTTATAAACCTTGTCTGTTCTGTCCACTACCGCCGGGTTCACTATAATATACTCTATAGAAAACAACAGTATTACACTAGAAGAACACCACGTGGACTGgctaagattttataatttatttactcaattaCTCGCTacgttttataacttttatattattaaaatttaggttaaaTAAGATATATACATCACcgtatattttatcttattataaaaacaaagcatATTAATGGTGGGTAAAAATGgtgcatatttaattattatcttttataattattacaatgcaCACACATTTTAGGAACATATGACTTTTGTTTGAACTGCacgatttaatatttatttttatttaataaacttaaaaatgaaaacatattttttctaaaactactaaaaactAACGATTCAAAAttgttaagaattaaataaactaaaaggcCATTTTTAAAGACATTACCACtagaaatttattgtattatcaaTGTAAGTTCAAAATCCACATTCTAATCATCTAAAGTTCTGCTTGTGCTTGAATGCTGCTTTTTCTCTTCTTTAGCtttgagaaatgtttataaaacttttaagctAAACAGAAGCTTTAAGCAGATTTTAAAGAATGGTTTTAGGCAATTAAACTGAAATTGTcgtgatatttttcaaattccaGACAAAGAAAACCATGATTAATTGTGATGCAGTTCAAATGAAGATAAGTTTAAATTCTACACTATCTTCTCCCAGTTGATTATGGAAGAGAACCAGTAGTAATGGTCCAAATAGTAGAAGATAGATTGTCTCAAaaaattttctgttatttaaacaaaatttgactGTCTTAACCACAATAGTTTTGAGGCAGGGTTATAACACTTTAACctataaaactagaaaatacaaaaaaatgttgaagACAATATTGATAATTAAAGATACATTACTGTtacaatataacttattataaatatacgtaTTACTTTTGTTATGTGTATTTTAGAGAGACGTAATCTTAACTGTACTAAAGTTTTACATTGCATTTAGAATTGTTCAATCAGTCAGACAAACCACTATTTTTCTCCACAGGATTATTCATTTATTGTCATTGAGTCAAATACTTTTACCgtgaatatatattaatagtttttaacctctatgaataaatttagaaattatagcAAACAGTTCACAGAAGGGAAATATTACGGTGTAAAAATAGGCTACATCGTAATACTCTATAGACTCCAAGTTTGAACATTcgtaataagtaaatattcaCTCTTTTCTTCAACTAAACATTGAACTTTCATGTTTTCCACATCTACGACATTTTTTACACtccaataacttttatttcatgtttagtTCTAgtgattagtaaatttatttgGGAAAAGGGTTGTTTCGATTTTTTACTAACGAAAGGAACATCTTTGAACATTTCTATTTacctatttttgttattttaattaaatacatccTAGTGTCTAAAATACGAGGGTATTTTTTGTAAACCTCAGAtcgtttgtaaaaaaaaaatccctgtacgtttaaacaaaaaatgtattatatagacatacataatatgtaatttaataaaaatattatgaggAATGACgattcataaaatatgtaacttttttgttttccTAACATCAGTAATTTGAAACTTTctgtagaaaaagtaaaaaaaatattgatttagtgAAAAGGTCatggcaataaaattatataatatagaaatttaaatagaatagtTGAGCCCTTTTTGTATTTACCAATAAAACATAGATAATGTTACATGATATTTAGATACACAGCTTTTTAAGGCAACAACAgctaaatacttaaaatactaaaatataggAACGCATTTAATATTTGACTATTGTGGCAAGTTTTCAGTTTGCCATTGGtgtgaaatgtataattttcatagTTTCTgtgaaattataagattaatacattaaatgtaaaatcaatTATATCAGAAAGCTGAAATGGGCAataatacaattgttttgttaCATACAGTAAGCAAAGAGCGCTTTTATTATGGCTACAGAATTTTTGacggaaaattttgattttattagaatattatcATAACCTCCTTGCTTTCTAATCCATCGTACAATAggttttaacttgtttttatttattagcctgtaatactatttataattatttttttattttgttataaaagtttcTGGTTACAACAGCTTCATTATAAGTTACAGTATTGGCCGAATTTATCTTTTCTGCGGCCTAGAATATTTTGTAAGTGACGCATCGTatgttatttctataaaatacacTTTACGCTTTTAGGTAAATAAAAACATGCTATTGCCAATATTACGTGTCCATGATTTAAAAAGGTCTTGTATAAAGAAATACTAGACTGAGTTAAACAGTTCCACCCGTACAAAACAAAAACTGACATACAGGAAACATCACAACAacgatgcattgtttaaacaaacagttacgagtgattCAGACaccataaacagtccatggctgagtgagcatctcggccaacagttgtgtgacatacaggaaacgtcacaaacaacaatgcattgtttaaacaaacagttacgagtgattCAGACACCATAAACAGTCGatggctgagtgagcatctcggccaacagttgtgtgacatacaggaaacgtcacacacaacaatgcattgtttaaacaaacagttacgagtgattCAGACACCATAAACAGTCGatggctgagtgagcatctcggccaacagttgtgtgacatacaggaaacgtcacaacaacaatgaattgtttaaacaaacagttacgagtgatgcagacgccataaacagtccatggctgagtgagcatctcggccaacagttgtgtgacatacaggaaacgtcacaacaacaatgcattgttttaaacaaacagttacgagtgatgcagacgccatgaacagtccatggctgagtgagcatctcggccaacagttgtgtgacatacaggtaACGTCACAACAacgatgcattgtttaaacaaacagttacgagtgatgcagacgccataaaaacagtccatggctgagtgatcatctcggccaacagttgtgtgacatacactGCGTTAGTTGTACTTTAGTGTCGTTCTATTTTGACTTGTCTGGCTATTGACCTCAATTTGTCACTGTAATTGGCGTTCAgtcaaaatgaaaaaataattcacaaacaaatttttttttgagtTAACATGATAGAAGTCTAGctgttcaataatattttatttgtgatacTTTTAACACGATTTTGGAACCATACACTTCTATACTCCTTATAAAAGTGAGACTACCGGCAGgcaattattttcattgtaatacttatttttgtaaatcgATTTGGTACTTCGGAATCAAATAATTGGTGAACAaacgaaaataataatagtatgtCGTAGTGGCCACAAGCGTTTTTTTCTTAATACGGTTTCTTACATATTATTATACgtaaagttttaaactgttgAACCCTTTAAGAAATTGGAATGTGAggtaaagatatttttgaaaagtttaggtTTATGAAATAACGACAGTTCTAATGTCACAACTAATTAGTGAATGTGGAATCCAAAGTGTGGACTAGTCCTTATAATAGGGAAATTCAGTAAATATATCTTTGGAGAGTTGCTGTTCCCAAAAACGTATCACGAGCAGTGTGACTTGATCTTTTCCGGAGCGAAACTCTCCGTTTTCACATAATACGAACAGAACGCATAATCTCATCTTCTTCTCCGTACTAGGACTCTCCAGAGCAATGTATTCTTCAAATAATGCAATTACTGCAGTCATAAAAATGTCTTTAGTCCTTAATCATCTAGTTTTGTACATACGTGATCTTtccaaaaccattttaaaattaaaggaatttcCCCAAATTCTACATTTCTCTCCAGAAATAGTTAACTATCTACAAATAACATTGATGAATAATATTAACAATCGATGGGAGAACGTTTGTTTTAGTGGCGTATTCGTAGCCATCTAACGGAGGGTCCTGGAtgacataaaattaatcaatcattTTGGAATTCTTCAAATAGTATGGATCACGCAGACTTCTTTGATTACAACAGTTATTTTAGGattttatccatttttttatCCAAACTTATTATAAATCGTGGATATAACGAGTTATCAGAAAATGTACTCTAAACATTAAGTAgcacaagatatatatatatatatacagttgaCAAGAACAAGAACAAGTCAAGTCTGTCAAAGACCCTCAAGTTTTGTCACAAGTTCGCCCGCCTCAACTTTCTTGTCCCTGGGGTGTCAAGTGTCCAAGTCTGAGCTGTAACTCTGAACAGACGTATTTGCTATTTGCTATTATAAAGCTTATTGATTTATGTGTACCCATTTATTGTCATTGTTGGTTGATATCTCTAAATGTGAattgtattgaaaattgttttggaaTAACGAGGAATTCCACTAGAACCCTAATAAAAACTGATTGCAATCCGTTTCTTTTGTTTGGACAacttgaaaaacttttaaaaagtctGCTagattgaaaagtaaatttttaaatattataatcaaggTTGGTAAGCTATTTCAAAGCTGCATGTATTATTTTGCGCACGGTTGATTAAAACTTGTATACCTAATGTATATTACATTAGCCTAATTATACTGCTATTCCACTCCAAGTTGGGATCTACTGTATATTAGTTCAGTTACTACCTCTAGTTAACGGTATTATTGTAACTTGCTACGAAGTTAACCTAGAATACAGCTAATGTCTCTTATAACCTGCCTGTGGGACATTAGGTAATAAACGAAAATAATAACGGTGTATGGAAATTTTATATAGCATAGTTGTATATTGAGGGAGAATATAAACATGTCCTAGTACCTATTACTCATCGTAGGAGTAACAATTTATGTGTTACTCTCAACGTTTGTGTGATCATTTTTgtaatcatttacaaattttgagctGAAGTaagaaatctaaatttttatcGCTAACACCCTGAGAATCTCTCAATGCCGCAGTTTAGAGAATACGGCAAGCCGAAACATTGAATTGTGTATTTTGTTTGTCTTCAATTTAGGGCAACGTCTTGTGTCTCTCTATAGGCAGCAGCAACGACTTATGTCTTGCGTCTGTCTATAGGCCGCAGCAACGACTTATGTCTTGCGTCCTGTCTATAGGCCGGAGCAACGACTTATGTCTGGTGTCTGTCTATAGGCCGGAGCAACGACTTATGTCTTGCGTCTGTCTGTAGGCCGGAGCAACGACTTATGTCTTGCGTCTGTCTATAGGCCGGAGCAACGACTTATGTCTGGTGTCTGTCTATAGGCCGGAGCAACGAgttgtgttttgtgtttgtgtacaAGCCGAAACAACTTGTGTCGTGTCTATCTACAAGCCGGGGCAACGAATTGTGTTTGGTGTCTGTCTGCAGGCCTTTTGCTGGATCGGAACCGCGGCCGACCATATAGAATGATTCTTTTGTTTAAATCCTAATTATCAGTCTTACCGTCTCACCTACTACTCCCTACCACCCGCGCATCTCCTAAGACCTGGCCCAAACTGATCGACTGCCTCAGTGTACGATAGTTCTTCGGTGTATAATATACATCGATGCGATAGACCAGTGAaagtataagtaaatatttttaaaaggttcgTGACTCATTCCACCGAAACTCCAATCGTTATTAATTGTAAGTCGCTgtctgtttcatttaaaatttaattttaatattttaaattttaatgttaaagtaACTTTCCCTCGTAATATGAGGGTCTTAAAAATATTCGATGTTAAAGCAAGAAGTTACCTGTGTAATATTTTTCCATCTGTAACATATTTGCTTGGTTTCAGGAGACTTTCCGTGCAACTTTATAATTTGGtattaatttagatttagattttaatgaaatatgattATACATGGTtgaatttttgatatattttggtATTTCTCAGAATTTTTCAAAAGTCATTTACCTTAATTTtcaagcaattttaattttactattcaatctttttaaataaagttaaatagtaattaaagtaTTTCATCTAGATTTGTAAAGAagattggaaattattttatttgaattttaattaagaagTAATTTAATATAGAAGGATAGCTagactttattttcaaaatatggaaCTAAGTTGCATAAAACTTGAACGTGAACTATCTTTGGTTTTCTAAAAAGTGTGGGTGTAACACAATCCACGAGTTTTCAAGAGATTTAAAAGTTTCAGTTTAGTTTCACCTTTCAACTATAccttaaaaccaaataaaaattactgtgtTATCATTATTTATTGAGACGACGGTTTGAGACAATACCTTACACATTCGTATAACCTATTAATGGTTTTCAGTGATTGGTATGTATTTCTGGGAATTCAAACTGAGATAGTCTCTAGGAAgtcttttaagaaaaataattttaaaaattatgtaatgatcCTTTTTGTTAGTTTTCGACGGTATAATATAGAtacatattacataaatacatttcttcttttacaaaataaaataattttcaaatgaatttagGATTTTTCCTCTTTTTATGATGAGAGAATTATAATTAGTCCCGTATAAATATCACAATACCTTCTGCACACCATCATACCACCacaaatcttattattattatgatatgaTTTGTGCAGCACACACATTATTGAGAATAATGACTcgctaattaattaattaacaaatatatcctCTAAACACTCTTAGACAAACAGCCCATAACGATAAGGGCTCATCTGCACACACTTTACGTTTACTGGTATAATTAAAACACAGACCGTGTAACATGAATATTATAGAGAATGATGGTTCTTAATAATCGATTAACACACAAATCAATTAATTGACTAATCCTGAATAAACATCTCATTACCGATAGCGGCCTATTTGTACACTCCTAACAGTTACTGTTATAACTGCAACCCAGCTTGTGTAACGTGCACATTGTAAAGAACATAATTCTCAGTAATTGACTAACCTACAAATCAATACACTAACAGTCCAGATTAAACAGTTTATTACTGTTAGTGGCTCTTATGCACACAACCAACAGTCACTGTTACAGTTATGTTATGCATAATTCATCGTttttaaccaaactaaaaaaaaatattttttttcaacgCGTCAGTTTCAACCTTTAAGGGGAGTCGGTTAACTATATAGCGCACATGTAAAATTAGATAAGTATAGgaacatgtttctcaataaccaataaacatataaagataaggttttttatttgaatctgatatttattatataaatttacagcacagcaaatttctatagcataaatttaaatattaaaaatatttttttttataaaagtcaatttttatcaatttttgtaataaataactttttttaaattaatattagactTCATACAACAATTTTCAGTGCTATAAACATTGCTCTAATTACgaggaacaaaattttaaaaaaaattttcaaaatatgttgagtggttctagagaaacgtgaaacaaagaaaaacaacaattttttgaaaactctttTAATGATTGCATATACATAGCCAAAATATGCTGAagctatttacataatattatatttgggtTTGACATTGTTGgccgatttgaataaaaattgcacCAAATTAAACAGGAGAGTCTAAAgattaaaaaagcaaatatttttttagtttttttctagattttttttcaaccgactccccttaaaatCCCTTAAAAGCGGAGCGTTGTTTTTAATCGTTAGATGCGGCTATCTTTGAGCGTTTGAATTTAAACTTGTGCTTTTGTATTAGATCAAGTGAAACTTTTTTTGTCACAAAACATACGCAATGATCACTATAAAGAACAATACGCACCATTAAAgctgttaatattatatatttgtttctagTACAAAATGAGTTTTTATAGGTTAATTTGGGCTACATTTCAAGAGCTTAagaataactaattataataatgctCGTTAAGTGCTTGAGGAACGCAATTAATACCAAGTGCTTGACAGTTATTTTAAGAGTTTATCTCAACCCTGGATTgtgaaatgaaacatttatgaTCATCCTATCTTGTTATTATTTGATGGAATTAATTAACTCATACTTGGaacataaacttatttaatttgtttctaatttaagatttttcaaaaaagaaaaaaattgtgtattaaaaataattttatccaaCTACTTCCAACAatcaatatacaaaataaatttccttgCTACGTACCTAAAGTCCTACATGTTTTCATATTGATACAGCCACATTTAGTAGTTAAGTATAGCGAGTGTCTCCAACATATCCTCCAAACATATCACATCTTGGGTCTTATAAATAATCACTGGAGTAAATACAACTATACACGTGTTTGAATATAAATAGGATTAGGTCGTTTggtttatcaaaaatattatattattatataaccttCCCAAAAGGTATTTCTTTGATGAAATCTTGTGgtcgttttaaataaatgtaataaaaacgaaaaatgGGAATGTCAACCCCACTAAATTTACTTTATACGTATAACGTCCTACTGAAGTTCAAATATTCCCGTTCTACTAACTTTAACAGAGGTTCTTCAATTCTCTAATTATTAATGCAATTCTATTACATGATGTTcagataaaataatatctttattaaaagaaaattaatgatgttcactcaaatgaatatttatattattagatcTGGCCTACAGAAAAAAACTGCTAATTTATTAACGATgtaatggttatttattttattttttaataagtttttactaTGAAAAAGCCTCGAGTAGCAAAAAAGGTTCCTAGGTGTAATGAAAAGGTGTCTGCTCAACAAGATGGCGGTTTGGCGGCTTTGACCACAAACAATAATGTCGGTAACAATAACAGACCTCCTGCTTCTCCCATTAACACCTCGCTGTACAAGTAATAACTTCAGGACGGCtcaataacattttgtaagtttctttaataattttcttgAGTTTTATATATCAACGGACAACCAATAATAATCGTTCAGTAATTCTTTCATTGCAGTCTAATTGGTACGTCCTGATAGACTGgtaaattacttaattactttGTACACttacaaatatcaataattatagtGTATCTGGGTGTTTGTAGAGCAATACAGATTATTTTTGTGCAATAAACTAAACGCAATCGAAATTAAAGTTTTTGCATTACTTTCGAGATCAATCGATAATATTATGACACATTTTGaactaacaattaaattttatagaatataaaacagccaaaatgtttaagaattaaatatagtgtTTGGTTCGAATATAAACTTTAATGTAAATGAC of Homalodisca vitripennis isolate AUS2020 unplaced genomic scaffold, UT_GWSS_2.1 ScUCBcl_1768;HRSCAF=5806, whole genome shotgun sequence contains these proteins:
- the LOC124371669 gene encoding piggyBac transposable element-derived protein 3-like — its product is MDNSVFTIASTATGVHPEGKAKRWSSSNKKHIVVPQPNCVNWYNMNMGGVDRLDENVSTYRIHIRNKKWYRPMVAYMLNVSMNNAWILYRMTPKGAEEQLDLLGFTRYIVRTYMRTCTSHRSSAGRPSQTVSSRVLPEIRFSGKDHHLETVQKQIRCALCSKATRKRCKTCQVGCHVLCAEAFHTS